A portion of the Acidisarcina polymorpha genome contains these proteins:
- a CDS encoding dUTP diphosphatase — MLKVKLLHPDARLPTVTYAGSDLGYDLYSIEDITLEPGRPAKVRTGIAVEGPTGYGFVLGDRSSMAAKGVTYAGGRIDAGYRGEILVCLINVNQPRWTLHCARTKEGFVSDVSLERSDVSVAIKKGDKIVQMSLFAAMTDLEVIAVQDLSDSDRDAKGFGSSGR, encoded by the coding sequence ATGCTGAAAGTCAAGTTGCTCCATCCGGACGCAAGATTACCAACCGTGACCTACGCCGGCAGCGATTTAGGCTACGACCTCTACTCCATAGAGGACATAACTCTGGAGCCGGGAAGGCCGGCTAAGGTCCGGACCGGCATAGCGGTTGAAGGTCCCACAGGTTACGGCTTCGTGTTGGGGGATCGTTCCTCGATGGCTGCTAAGGGCGTTACCTATGCCGGCGGGAGAATTGACGCAGGATATCGCGGTGAAATACTTGTGTGCCTCATCAACGTCAATCAACCGAGATGGACGTTGCACTGCGCAAGAACAAAGGAAGGGTTCGTCTCCGATGTCAGTCTGGAGCGGAGTGATGTGTCAGTGGCCATCAAGAAGGGCGACAAGATCGTGCAAATGTCTCTCTTCGCCGCAATGACTGATCTCGAAGTGATTGCGGTACAAGACCTATCTGATAGCGATCGCGATGCCAAAGGATTCGGGTCGAGCGGACGCTGA
- a CDS encoding sigma-70 family RNA polymerase sigma factor, with translation MMTEIRELDESALIGRICAGEKELFHDLIRPYEKRVYLTVFALLGSQTEAEDAAQEAIIKAYRGLKSFRNEAKFSTWLLSIALNEAKSRLRKSKRIVMESLDEQVESHQGDFAPAFLTDWREIPSEALERSELRSTLQAAVTELPPIYREVFTLRDLEELNVEETAKILGVTTNVVKVRLHRARMLLQKRLVPLLKTSVPSRPGLFRRMLWR, from the coding sequence ATGATGACGGAAATCCGAGAGTTGGACGAATCCGCACTGATCGGCCGTATTTGCGCTGGAGAGAAGGAGTTGTTCCATGACCTTATTCGGCCATACGAGAAGCGGGTATATCTAACTGTGTTTGCCCTGCTTGGCAGCCAGACGGAAGCGGAAGATGCCGCGCAGGAGGCCATCATCAAGGCCTATCGTGGATTGAAGTCATTTCGCAATGAAGCCAAGTTCAGCACGTGGCTGCTCTCTATTGCTCTCAATGAAGCCAAGAGCCGGCTAAGAAAATCGAAGAGAATTGTTATGGAGTCCCTCGATGAACAGGTGGAGTCGCATCAAGGAGACTTTGCTCCTGCATTTCTGACCGACTGGCGGGAAATACCGTCTGAGGCTCTCGAGCGTTCCGAGTTGCGATCTACGCTGCAAGCCGCGGTGACGGAACTACCACCTATTTACCGGGAAGTTTTTACCTTGCGAGATCTCGAAGAATTGAACGTTGAGGAGACAGCGAAAATCCTGGGAGTTACGACCAACGTCGTCAAAGTCCGCCTTCATCGGGCACGTATGCTCCTCCAGAAGCGTTTGGTGCCTTTGCTAAAAACGTCCGTACCGTCCCGGCCCGGGTTGTTTCGGAGGATGTTATGGAGATGA
- a CDS encoding zf-HC2 domain-containing protein encodes MNCKHVWNYISEYIDGSIDDELRAQIESHLEHCEICSAILDSTRNILYLTADNRTFALPVGFSERLRARLEEEMAKSTDSP; translated from the coding sequence ATGAATTGCAAACATGTTTGGAATTACATCTCCGAATACATCGATGGCTCGATTGATGACGAGCTGCGGGCACAGATTGAATCCCACTTAGAGCATTGCGAGATATGCTCAGCGATTCTCGACAGCACCCGGAACATCCTTTATTTGACGGCGGATAACCGCACCTTTGCGTTGCCGGTCGGCTTCAGCGAACGCCTGCGGGCTCGACTGGAAGAGGAGATGGCCAAATCGACTGACAGCCCCTAA
- a CDS encoding cold-shock protein: protein MEQGTVKWFNDAKGFGFLSRANGEDVFVHHTAIQANGFRSLQEGQAVQFNVVKGPKGWQAENVQVL, encoded by the coding sequence ATGGAACAGGGAACAGTGAAATGGTTTAACGATGCGAAGGGCTTTGGATTTCTGAGCCGCGCTAACGGTGAAGATGTATTTGTTCACCACACCGCGATCCAGGCCAATGGCTTCCGCAGTCTTCAAGAAGGCCAGGCGGTGCAGTTCAACGTTGTGAAGGGCCCGAAGGGCTGGCAGGCTGAGAACGTTCAGGTCCTGTAA
- a CDS encoding GNAT family N-acetyltransferase, with translation MDPAITAPKYIDPAPVVEDANPGWVPMDLGRYRVTIAQTLGERESACRLRFKVFNIELGEGLQASYKTGLDTDHFDLFCDQLIVEDRSSRSIVGTYRMQSGITAARNLGYYCEQEFDFRPYAKVRDAVLELGRASIDREHRSSEVLTLLWRGIAQYTRLHNLRYLIGCSSLNSQDPRVGWQMYRQLSGFQVAPEFQTSPTDSFLLPFTDEAPEVMAKVPKLLRTYIGIGAKICGAPAWDREFGTIDFLTLLDMRELTPAARVRFQTEAQ, from the coding sequence TTGGATCCTGCCATCACCGCTCCCAAGTATATCGACCCTGCCCCGGTTGTCGAAGATGCCAATCCCGGCTGGGTGCCGATGGATCTGGGACGCTACCGGGTCACGATCGCCCAAACCCTCGGAGAACGCGAGTCGGCGTGCCGGCTGCGCTTCAAGGTCTTCAACATTGAGCTGGGCGAAGGGCTGCAAGCCTCTTACAAGACCGGGCTGGACACGGACCACTTCGACCTATTCTGCGACCAGCTCATCGTTGAGGATCGCAGTTCGCGCAGCATTGTTGGCACGTATCGGATGCAGTCCGGGATCACTGCCGCCCGTAACCTCGGATACTACTGTGAACAGGAATTCGACTTCCGGCCATACGCCAAGGTGCGCGATGCAGTTCTCGAACTGGGACGCGCCTCGATCGACCGCGAGCACCGTTCGAGCGAAGTCTTGACTCTGCTGTGGCGTGGAATCGCCCAGTATACCCGCCTCCACAACCTTCGCTATCTAATCGGCTGCTCGTCGCTGAACTCTCAGGATCCGAGGGTAGGTTGGCAAATGTATCGTCAACTCAGCGGGTTTCAGGTTGCCCCGGAGTTTCAGACTTCGCCGACAGACTCCTTTCTACTGCCCTTCACTGACGAGGCTCCGGAGGTCATGGCCAAGGTTCCGAAGTTGCTTCGGACGTATATTGGGATCGGGGCCAAAATCTGTGGCGCTCCGGCCTGGGACCGGGAATTCGGCACGATCGACTTCCTGACCCTGTTGGATATGCGTGAACTTACCCCCGCCGCGAGGGTCCGGTTCCAAACCGAAGCACAATAG
- a CDS encoding lysophospholipid acyltransferase family protein, with the protein MGFSLHAASPGMDGILIVSNHLSYLDILLYGANSPCVFVAKSEVRSWPLLGLLASLGGTVFVDRTSTIGAAQAAAKIQSLLHLDINVLIFPEGTSSDGSSVLRFYPSLFEPAVRAGVPILPAAIGYSASSMLERDLCYYGDISFGPHLLQTLELPDVSGMIRFATGAKIYSNRKDAALAAHLQVVDLRSRILEAQAPGAETLAVNQRSGAEISQL; encoded by the coding sequence ATGGGTTTCTCTCTTCATGCGGCGAGCCCGGGGATGGATGGCATCCTGATCGTCTCAAACCACCTCAGCTACCTCGATATTCTGCTTTATGGAGCTAACTCTCCCTGCGTCTTCGTGGCCAAGTCTGAGGTGCGCTCGTGGCCTCTTTTAGGTCTGCTGGCTTCGCTTGGCGGGACGGTCTTTGTCGATCGCACCAGCACCATCGGAGCGGCCCAGGCGGCCGCCAAGATTCAAAGCCTGCTCCATCTCGACATCAACGTACTGATCTTCCCGGAAGGCACCAGTTCGGACGGATCAAGCGTGCTTCGGTTTTACCCCTCACTCTTTGAACCGGCGGTCCGTGCTGGCGTACCCATTCTTCCAGCGGCCATTGGATATTCCGCATCCTCGATGCTGGAGCGGGATCTCTGTTATTACGGCGACATCTCTTTCGGCCCGCATCTGCTCCAGACATTGGAGTTGCCTGACGTCTCGGGCATGATCCGGTTCGCCACTGGCGCGAAGATTTACTCGAACCGCAAAGATGCCGCGTTGGCCGCGCATTTGCAGGTAGTCGATCTGCGCTCGCGCATTTTAGAAGCTCAGGCTCCGGGCGCAGAAACGCTGGCGGTAAATCAGAGGAGCGGAGCTGAAATCTCGCAGCTATGA
- a CDS encoding LacI family DNA-binding transcriptional regulator, whose translation MKRKTKTALVKLDIRAVAERARVSIATVSRTVNGIPSVGPDLAKRVWKAIEELDYYPNTQARGLVSGRSRLLGLVISEITNPFFPELIQGFEEIAVENGYEILIGSTNYDPKRMNLVIRRMLERKVEGVAVMTFGIEEPLLQQLAERRIPLTLIDFDLPSPLVSTLRVDYGAGIGQAVHHLAALGHRQITFISGSATLHSARARVDAFKIAAKEARFSPKDARIVEANHTIEGGMLAFERLQARGELATAIMCSNDMTAIGVLRSAFSIGLRVPRDLSIIGFDDIRFAQFTTPPLTTVQMSRVDLARTAFFALRDHGEIPLKATTPREYTIPTKLVVRQSTDVPRDSLKRN comes from the coding sequence GTGAAGCGAAAGACCAAAACAGCGCTGGTAAAGCTCGATATCCGCGCCGTCGCCGAACGGGCCAGGGTCTCGATTGCTACCGTCTCCCGGACCGTCAATGGCATTCCAAGCGTGGGGCCAGATCTGGCCAAGCGCGTATGGAAGGCCATCGAAGAACTCGACTACTACCCCAATACCCAGGCGAGGGGTCTCGTATCCGGCAGAAGCAGGCTGTTGGGCCTGGTCATCTCTGAAATCACCAATCCATTCTTTCCCGAGCTGATCCAGGGTTTTGAAGAGATTGCCGTCGAGAATGGCTACGAGATTCTGATCGGCTCCACCAATTACGATCCGAAGCGAATGAACCTGGTCATTCGCCGTATGCTCGAGCGAAAAGTCGAGGGTGTCGCGGTCATGACATTCGGCATTGAAGAACCGCTTCTGCAGCAGCTGGCCGAGCGAAGGATCCCGCTGACCCTGATCGACTTTGATTTGCCCAGTCCGCTGGTCAGTACCCTTCGAGTCGACTATGGCGCCGGTATTGGACAGGCGGTTCATCATCTTGCCGCCCTGGGCCATCGTCAGATTACCTTCATCAGTGGATCGGCCACCTTGCATTCCGCCAGAGCCAGGGTCGACGCCTTCAAGATCGCCGCCAAAGAGGCCCGATTCTCACCAAAAGACGCCAGGATCGTCGAAGCAAATCACACAATTGAGGGCGGCATGCTGGCCTTCGAGCGCTTGCAGGCTCGTGGCGAGTTGGCCACGGCGATCATGTGCTCGAACGATATGACCGCGATCGGGGTATTGCGTTCGGCATTTTCGATCGGGCTCAGAGTGCCTCGAGACCTTTCTATCATCGGCTTCGACGACATTCGCTTTGCTCAATTCACAACCCCTCCGCTTACCACGGTGCAGATGTCGAGGGTCGATCTAGCGCGGACCGCCTTCTTTGCTTTGCGCGATCACGGCGAGATTCCGCTGAAAGCGACGACCCCACGGGAATATACGATCCCGACCAAGCTGGTTGTGCGCCAATCGACCGATGTCCCGCGCGACTCGTTGAAAAGAAACTGA
- a CDS encoding M24 family metallopeptidase: protein MDLEAIQSALRQAQLDGWLFYDHHHRDPIAYRILGLSESLHVTRRWYYLIPAQGEPKKLVHRIEQGRLDSLPGTKAVYSSWQELEQELEIMLKPCQKLAMQYSPRNAIMYVSMVDAGTIELLRGFGKTIVSSSDLVSHFEAVLSEERMASHYEAQRIIDQVLAEGFREIGRRVRPANGGAAGTTEYGMVQWLSEAMRRGGLVWENAPDVAVNENTADSHYAATESTTKPIRQGDFVLIDIWGRMDRPDSVFYDITWTGVIGRGPNAREQLVFETVRNARDAAISLIESAFASGRAIAGWEADDAARAVIRDAGFGEAFTHRTGHNIATDIHGNGAHLDNLETHDERLLLPFTCFSVEPGIYLPEFGVRSEIDMMTTADKAMVTGRIQTELLRI, encoded by the coding sequence ATGGACCTTGAAGCAATCCAATCCGCTCTTCGCCAAGCGCAGCTTGATGGCTGGCTCTTTTACGATCATCATCATCGCGATCCGATCGCTTACCGCATCCTTGGGCTGAGTGAATCGTTGCATGTGACGCGGCGCTGGTACTACCTGATTCCGGCCCAGGGAGAGCCGAAGAAGCTGGTCCACCGCATCGAGCAAGGAAGGCTGGATTCATTGCCGGGCACCAAAGCCGTCTATTCGTCCTGGCAGGAGCTTGAGCAAGAGCTGGAGATCATGCTCAAGCCGTGCCAGAAGCTCGCCATGCAATATTCGCCGCGCAATGCCATCATGTATGTCTCCATGGTGGACGCCGGTACGATCGAACTGCTCCGCGGCTTTGGCAAGACGATCGTAAGTTCATCCGACCTGGTCAGTCACTTCGAAGCAGTACTGAGCGAAGAGCGGATGGCCAGCCACTATGAGGCACAGCGAATCATCGACCAAGTTCTCGCGGAGGGATTCCGCGAGATCGGGAGAAGAGTGCGTCCTGCTAACGGCGGCGCGGCAGGCACAACTGAATACGGCATGGTGCAATGGCTATCAGAGGCGATGCGGCGAGGCGGCCTGGTCTGGGAGAATGCGCCAGACGTGGCGGTCAATGAGAACACGGCCGACTCCCACTACGCGGCAACTGAGTCGACAACGAAGCCCATCCGGCAAGGCGACTTCGTGCTGATCGATATCTGGGGGCGGATGGACCGGCCGGATTCGGTCTTCTACGACATCACCTGGACAGGCGTCATCGGGCGCGGACCGAATGCTCGCGAGCAGCTGGTCTTCGAGACCGTGCGAAATGCGCGAGATGCTGCGATCTCCCTTATCGAGTCTGCATTTGCGTCGGGACGCGCCATTGCTGGTTGGGAGGCCGACGATGCCGCCCGGGCGGTAATCCGCGATGCCGGATTCGGGGAAGCCTTTACTCACCGGACCGGGCACAATATCGCTACAGACATTCATGGCAACGGCGCGCACCTGGACAATCTGGAGACTCACGATGAGCGCCTGTTGCTGCCGTTTACCTGCTTCTCGGTCGAACCCGGCATTTACCTGCCGGAGTTCGGTGTCCGCAGCGAGATCGACATGATGACCACGGCGGATAAGGCAATGGTGACGGGAAGAATTCAGACTGAGTTATTACGCATATGA
- the xylB gene encoding xylulokinase — protein sequence MSFLGIDVGTGGTRAVIVDENGKVLSSASSDHDPFRAAHPGWAEQDPEDWWRAAQEAIADAIRFSGAGGDEITAVGLTGQMHGAVVLDVAGEVLRPALIWCDQRTGPQCDWLHEHIGRERLIELTCNPALPNFTLTKLLWIKEHEPEIFAKIAHVMCPKDYVRYRLTGTFAIDVHEASGTLLLDVTHRKWSSEVASIAGINEEWLPPLYESQEVCAEISVAAAANVGLAVGTPVVAGAGDQGAGAVGMGILKPGSVSATIGTSGVVFAATDAPTKDPLGRLHTFCHAVPGRWHVMGVTQAAGLSLRWFRDTFAKGATYDALGRSAANIRAGSDGLLWAPYLLGERTPHLDSHARAAFVGITADHTPPHFTRAILEGVAFSLRDTFTLFAELGIPVNGVRLGGGGARGPLWRRIQTDIYGYPAEVLTAEEGGAYGAALLAGVGAKAWPDTDTACEHSLQVAETLQPDPETAKVYTEAYRLYREVYPALKKIQ from the coding sequence ATGTCATTTCTTGGAATCGATGTCGGCACTGGCGGCACAAGAGCCGTAATAGTGGATGAAAACGGTAAGGTACTCTCCTCGGCATCGAGCGATCACGACCCCTTCCGCGCAGCTCATCCAGGCTGGGCGGAACAGGATCCCGAAGACTGGTGGCGCGCCGCCCAGGAGGCGATCGCGGACGCGATCCGTTTCAGCGGGGCCGGCGGGGATGAGATTACCGCGGTCGGCCTCACTGGCCAGATGCATGGCGCGGTGGTCCTCGACGTTGCCGGAGAAGTGCTGCGCCCGGCGCTGATCTGGTGCGATCAACGCACTGGTCCGCAATGCGACTGGCTCCATGAGCATATCGGACGGGAGCGCCTCATCGAACTCACGTGCAATCCTGCATTGCCGAACTTCACTTTGACCAAGTTGCTCTGGATTAAGGAGCACGAGCCAGAAATCTTCGCCAAAATCGCCCATGTCATGTGCCCCAAAGATTATGTGCGCTACCGTCTCACCGGCACCTTCGCAATCGATGTGCATGAGGCATCGGGCACACTCTTGCTAGATGTGACCCATCGCAAATGGTCTTCGGAGGTAGCCAGTATTGCCGGCATCAATGAGGAATGGCTGCCGCCGCTCTACGAGTCTCAGGAGGTTTGCGCGGAGATTTCGGTTGCTGCCGCGGCCAATGTCGGCTTGGCGGTAGGGACGCCAGTCGTTGCCGGCGCGGGCGATCAAGGGGCGGGCGCGGTCGGCATGGGCATCCTCAAACCCGGGTCGGTGAGCGCAACGATCGGAACTTCGGGCGTGGTCTTCGCCGCCACCGACGCACCGACCAAGGACCCTCTGGGCCGCTTGCATACGTTCTGCCATGCCGTACCCGGCCGGTGGCACGTTATGGGAGTGACCCAGGCGGCCGGCCTTTCGCTGCGCTGGTTCCGCGATACCTTCGCCAAAGGCGCCACCTACGATGCCCTGGGTCGCAGCGCTGCCAACATCCGCGCAGGAAGCGACGGCCTGCTGTGGGCCCCTTACCTGCTGGGTGAGCGAACTCCCCATCTCGATTCTCACGCCAGGGCCGCTTTCGTCGGCATTACCGCCGACCATACGCCGCCTCATTTCACCCGCGCGATCCTCGAGGGGGTAGCCTTCTCGCTGCGCGACACTTTCACCTTGTTTGCAGAACTCGGCATTCCGGTAAACGGCGTCCGGCTAGGTGGCGGGGGAGCACGCGGACCACTATGGCGACGAATTCAGACCGATATCTATGGGTATCCGGCGGAGGTGCTGACAGCTGAAGAAGGCGGAGCTTATGGCGCCGCTCTGCTGGCAGGAGTCGGAGCCAAGGCCTGGCCCGATACCGACACCGCCTGTGAACATTCGCTGCAGGTGGCTGAAACCCTCCAGCCGGATCCCGAGACAGCCAAGGTGTACACCGAGGCGTATCGACTCTATCGCGAGGTTTACCCCGCCCTGAAGAAGATCCAGTAG
- a CDS encoding sialate O-acetylesterase yields the protein MNQRQLTGLCATLSLLLFAPVCLSEVRLPKLLSDHVVLQRDAPIHIWGWADPGEPVNISFTSQKQSTTADELGKWSVYLSPEDSGGPYVLTVQGANTVTVSDVLVGDVWFASGQSNMQMPLRGFPKSAELKNSAEEIANANQPQIRLLRVHDRPSDHPLPDLQDADEVWTTCTPETAADFSAVAYFFGREIQQHEKVPIGLVDDTWGGTPAESWISLDGISANASLMPIFQTWSQMSNTTSDIPALRAIEKRADDAAKQAGLPPPKHPWHPVPASYDPSYLYNGMIAPFVGFRIKGVIWYQGETNSGTSRAPMYSKLFPTLINDCRSKWGEGDFPFLFVQISSFKSNATEIWGIIRDAQRRTLSVANTGMAVTLDVGNPDNVHPADKQTVGHRLALTALDIAYGEHIEDSGPLFREASPQDGQIRVWFDHSEGLSAQGGAPSGFEVAGEDHKFVPATAKIDGQTIVASAPEIKSPKFVRYAWANVPAANLYNRAGLPASTFSSENGVDAGTVR from the coding sequence GTGAATCAACGGCAACTTACAGGGTTGTGCGCCACGCTTTCGCTGTTGCTATTCGCGCCGGTCTGCCTCTCTGAGGTTCGACTTCCGAAGCTCCTCAGCGATCACGTCGTTCTGCAGCGCGACGCCCCGATCCACATCTGGGGCTGGGCGGATCCCGGGGAGCCAGTCAACATTTCGTTCACCAGCCAGAAGCAATCGACCACCGCGGACGAACTCGGCAAGTGGAGCGTCTACTTGTCGCCAGAAGACTCTGGCGGTCCTTACGTACTGACTGTTCAGGGGGCCAATACCGTCACCGTCTCGGACGTGCTGGTTGGCGACGTCTGGTTTGCTTCCGGGCAGTCGAACATGCAAATGCCGCTGAGAGGCTTTCCCAAGTCGGCGGAGCTGAAGAACAGTGCTGAAGAGATTGCCAACGCGAATCAGCCGCAGATCCGGCTGCTCCGCGTCCATGACCGGCCGTCCGATCATCCTCTTCCCGACTTGCAGGATGCTGACGAAGTGTGGACCACCTGCACTCCGGAGACGGCTGCTGATTTCTCTGCCGTCGCTTATTTTTTCGGACGCGAGATCCAGCAGCACGAGAAGGTGCCGATTGGGCTAGTAGACGACACTTGGGGAGGGACGCCGGCAGAATCCTGGATCAGTCTCGACGGCATCTCCGCGAATGCATCGCTGATGCCCATCTTCCAGACCTGGAGCCAGATGTCCAATACAACCTCGGACATTCCAGCTTTACGGGCCATCGAGAAGCGGGCTGACGACGCCGCCAAGCAGGCTGGCCTTCCGCCCCCCAAGCACCCCTGGCATCCGGTGCCCGCCTCCTACGACCCGTCCTATCTCTATAACGGGATGATCGCGCCGTTTGTCGGCTTCCGGATCAAAGGAGTGATCTGGTACCAGGGCGAAACCAACAGCGGCACAAGTCGCGCGCCTATGTACTCCAAGCTCTTCCCTACGCTGATCAATGATTGTCGCAGCAAGTGGGGCGAAGGAGACTTCCCTTTCCTGTTCGTGCAAATATCGAGCTTTAAATCGAATGCTACCGAGATATGGGGCATTATCCGCGACGCCCAACGCCGAACCCTCAGCGTGGCGAATACTGGAATGGCGGTCACCCTTGATGTCGGCAATCCGGACAACGTTCATCCCGCTGACAAACAAACCGTAGGCCATCGCCTCGCCCTCACTGCTCTCGACATTGCCTATGGGGAACATATCGAAGACTCGGGTCCGCTCTTTCGCGAAGCTTCTCCGCAGGACGGCCAAATCCGGGTATGGTTCGATCATAGCGAGGGATTGTCTGCTCAAGGGGGCGCGCCGTCGGGGTTTGAAGTAGCAGGCGAAGACCACAAATTTGTCCCGGCCACTGCGAAAATCGATGGCCAAACCATCGTCGCAAGCGCGCCTGAAATCAAGTCGCCGAAATTCGTCCGCTACGCCTGGGCCAACGTGCCGGCGGCTAACCTCTACAACCGCGCCGGCCTTCCGGCATCCACCTTTTCGTCAGAAAATGGCGTGGATGCGGGCACGGTGCGCTGA
- a CDS encoding creatininase family protein yields the protein MSRSLLLVLSLLACAAASGNAQKLSPKWEELTAPDFVQAIHESQGVCLMPFGIIEKHGPHLPLGTDLLDVRFAVMNAVQQEYAVVFPEYYFGQIFEAQQEPGTLAYSLSTQLSLLQETVKEMARNGCKKIVIVNGHGGNESLLPLFAQAQLATPRDYVVYVFGLPRRDVPGRPALKTKTDMHAGETETSAMLIARPDLVHQDRAASESGADRDRLKLPDSVYTGIWWYAKFPDHYSGDGSAGNKQLGEFDQKSWSSQIAEAVKAIKVDEESLKLQNEFYEKTQHPLDTKQ from the coding sequence ATGTCGCGTTCACTCTTACTCGTGTTATCGCTCCTGGCCTGCGCAGCGGCTTCAGGAAATGCCCAGAAGCTTTCTCCGAAGTGGGAAGAGCTTACCGCTCCGGACTTCGTGCAAGCGATCCATGAATCTCAGGGCGTCTGTCTGATGCCATTCGGAATTATCGAGAAACATGGCCCGCATCTTCCTCTTGGCACTGATCTGCTCGACGTGCGCTTCGCGGTCATGAATGCCGTTCAGCAGGAGTATGCAGTCGTATTCCCCGAATATTACTTTGGCCAGATCTTTGAAGCCCAGCAGGAACCGGGAACGCTCGCATATAGTCTGAGCACTCAGCTCTCGTTGCTTCAGGAGACAGTGAAGGAGATGGCCCGCAACGGTTGCAAAAAGATCGTGATCGTCAATGGCCACGGCGGGAACGAAAGCCTGCTTCCGCTCTTCGCTCAGGCCCAGCTGGCCACGCCGCGGGATTACGTCGTCTACGTCTTCGGCCTTCCCCGCCGGGATGTTCCCGGAAGGCCGGCACTCAAGACCAAGACCGACATGCATGCCGGTGAAACCGAGACCTCGGCGATGCTGATTGCCAGACCGGATCTGGTTCACCAGGATCGCGCCGCCAGCGAGTCGGGAGCCGACCGCGACCGGCTGAAGCTACCTGACTCCGTATACACGGGCATCTGGTGGTACGCGAAATTCCCTGACCATTACTCCGGGGACGGCTCGGCTGGAAATAAACAACTCGGCGAATTCGACCAGAAGAGTTGGTCCAGCCAGATCGCGGAAGCGGTGAAAGCGATCAAAGTCGACGAAGAAAGCCTGAAGTTACAGAACGAGTTTTACGAGAAGACGCAGCATCCGCTCGACACGAAGCAGTGA
- a CDS encoding SIS domain-containing protein, which produces MVETVLEDRVFAHSMLREIYEQPDAIAATLRHYMLNESLNPEPFKALAEALRGHERIVIAASGSSRHAGLAAEIMLEDLAGLTVDVEYASEYCYRSTHTLQSPGVIVVSQSGETADTLAALREATARGLSTVAITNHAGSTMAREATASLPTYAGTEKAIPATKSFTTQLVVLYLTTLYMARLRGRMTNHAVSSLCEQLVEVGEALRSALPEWERQASGFAERMRGASAVLYLGRGIHYAIAREGALKLKESAYMQAEGYPAGELKHGPNALVGKNAPLVVLATRDGNDPDSMLRYEKTLQLVRDMHTQGAEIFALISEDDVEIPLITANVIRIPRASEYLLSVLEVVPLQLLAYFSAILRGIDVDNPRNLVKAVVQE; this is translated from the coding sequence ATGGTCGAAACTGTCTTGGAAGACAGGGTCTTTGCGCATTCCATGCTCCGGGAAATCTACGAGCAGCCGGACGCGATCGCAGCGACGCTGCGTCATTACATGCTGAATGAAAGCCTCAATCCGGAGCCCTTCAAGGCGCTGGCGGAGGCCCTCCGCGGCCACGAACGCATCGTTATCGCCGCCAGCGGTTCCAGCCGGCATGCTGGGCTGGCCGCCGAAATCATGCTTGAAGACCTCGCTGGACTCACTGTAGACGTCGAATATGCGAGCGAATATTGCTACCGATCGACGCACACACTGCAGTCGCCCGGGGTGATCGTGGTCTCGCAGTCTGGCGAGACGGCGGACACGTTGGCCGCGCTGCGCGAAGCGACGGCGCGCGGACTCTCGACCGTCGCCATCACCAACCATGCCGGTTCAACCATGGCGAGAGAGGCGACCGCCTCGCTGCCTACCTATGCAGGAACCGAAAAGGCGATTCCGGCTACCAAGAGCTTCACCACCCAGCTCGTCGTGTTGTATCTGACTACTCTCTATATGGCGCGCTTGCGGGGCCGCATGACGAACCATGCCGTCTCCTCGCTTTGCGAGCAGCTCGTTGAAGTCGGGGAGGCCTTGCGCAGTGCGCTTCCCGAGTGGGAGCGGCAGGCGAGCGGCTTTGCTGAGCGGATGCGGGGAGCGAGTGCGGTGCTCTACCTTGGCCGCGGCATCCACTATGCAATCGCCCGCGAAGGCGCGCTCAAGCTGAAGGAGTCGGCCTACATGCAGGCGGAAGGATATCCCGCCGGCGAACTAAAACACGGCCCGAATGCGCTGGTGGGCAAGAACGCTCCGTTGGTCGTCCTCGCCACCCGGGACGGTAACGATCCGGATTCGATGCTGCGCTACGAGAAGACCTTGCAGCTGGTTCGAGACATGCACACTCAGGGAGCAGAGATCTTTGCCCTGATCTCGGAAGACGATGTGGAGATTCCCCTCATCACTGCGAACGTGATCCGCATTCCCAGAGCCAGCGAATATCTACTGTCGGTGCTCGAAGTGGTGCCCCTGCAATTGCTGGCCTACTTCAGCGCAATTCTTCGCGGAATCGATGTCGATAACCCGCGAAATCTGGTGAAGGCGGTCGTCCAGGAATAA